Genomic window (Spirosoma sp. KCTC 42546):
TTTTATGTATTGGGTAGCCGAGCAGCTTCATTGCTCGGGCGTGCTGGCGGTAGTGAGTGGTGGCTTGTTTATGTCGACCAGGCGGCTGGTTTTTCTAAACAGTGCCAGCCGTATTCAGAGCTTTAGTGTTTGGGAAAGTTTTGTGTTCATCTTAAATGGTATTGTCTTTCTGATCATTGGTCTGGAGCTTCCCGAAATTGTGGAAGGGCTGCGCGCTAAAGGTATTCCGCTGGGAACCGCCATTGGCTATGGGGTATTGGCAACAGGGGTGTTAATTGCTGCCCGAATCATCAGTTCGTATGCGGCCTTACTGGCTACGTTTATCTTTCGCCCTGGCGTAATTCCTCGTGCCCGATCCAATAGACGGCGTTGGCTGATGCCCCTGCTGCTGGGTTGGACAGGTATGCGGGGTGTGGTGTCGCTGGCTGCGGCTTTAGCGATACCGATTACCTTAGAGAATGGTGTAGATTTTCCACAGAGGAACCTCATTCTGTTTATTACGTTTGTTGTGATCCTGCTTACTCTGCTGGTACAGGGACTTACGCTCCCTTATTTAATAGCAAGGTCGAAGTTGTTTGAGGGCATAATCGAAGAGGAGTCCGAAGAATTGACCAGGCAAAAAATGAAGCAGGGCTTGAAACAACACGTCTACCAGTTTCTGAAAAACAACTATGAAAGCGAGCTGACGGGCTACGCTGGCATGGAGAAATTCATCAAGCAATGGGAAGAGCGGGCCAAAGCCACCGACGATAGCTGGATGACCGAAAAGACAAAACTAATTTTTGTGGAAGTGCTGGAAAGCCAACGCCAATACCTAACCGAGCTCAATAAAGATCCGAAGATTGACGAAGATATTATCCGTCAACAGTTATATCAAATCGATCT
Coding sequences:
- a CDS encoding Na+/H+ antiporter: MHTLLPFLLAMIAAIVLLNMWANKLKIAYPILLVVAGLLVSFIPGLPQVRINPDLIFFIFLPPLLFEASWTISFKEMKKWWRIIGSFAFLVVFFTALSVAVVATQFIPGFTIALGFLLGGIISPPDAVSTGAITKFVKIPKATSAILEGESLLNDASSLIIFRFALIAVGTGQFIWQQAALSFVWMVLGGAGIGLLLAWIFVQAHKRLPLEAQSAIALTLIEPYFMYWVAEQLHCSGVLAVVSGGLFMSTRRLVFLNSASRIQSFSVWESFVFILNGIVFLIIGLELPEIVEGLRAKGIPLGTAIGYGVLATGVLIAARIISSYAALLATFIFRPGVIPRARSNRRRWLMPLLLGWTGMRGVVSLAAALAIPITLENGVDFPQRNLILFITFVVILLTLLVQGLTLPYLIARSKLFEGIIEEESEELTRQKMKQGLKQHVYQFLKNNYESELTGYAGMEKFIKQWEERAKATDDSWMTEKTKLIFVEVLESQRQYLTELNKDPKIDEDIIRQQLYQIDLEEERLKII